A region of Streptomyces sp. NBC_01267 DNA encodes the following proteins:
- a CDS encoding arylcarboxylate reductase, with product MSVKLSTDELKGLTDGWLAQDLDAWTRHVLRRHFDPEDGSAYWLKKRTELDFDPLAITRYEELAQFDHFDLAVLRDGDPADFVPASVARPLAGRVWESGGTTGKPCRAFYTEAMSRHWAAWRHLGRQMAGFRPGGVWVDACPSGPHLVGEEADHLADMYGSTVYSIDLDPRWIKHLIRGGRLLEMDEYIGHVIEQIVDIMDTRPVDYLRTTPATVQALINRRPDLMAKLSGVYLGGTQFTPDAYRKFADAMPGGVIGTTYGNTFGNGNGLPSPDGGATLPYVPNFPHTTMTVVDKTDPTRVVEYGEVGRVRLMVLHEDLFLPNVLERDQAIRFRTSDQWPCDGVANVQPLQVTADKPEGLY from the coding sequence ATGTCGGTGAAGTTGAGTACGGATGAGCTGAAGGGGCTGACCGATGGCTGGCTGGCCCAGGACCTCGACGCATGGACGCGGCACGTGCTGCGGCGGCACTTCGACCCGGAGGACGGGTCCGCCTACTGGCTGAAGAAGCGGACCGAACTCGACTTCGACCCCCTGGCGATCACCCGCTACGAGGAGCTGGCGCAGTTCGACCACTTCGACCTGGCGGTCCTGCGCGACGGTGACCCCGCCGACTTCGTACCGGCGAGCGTGGCCCGCCCACTGGCCGGGCGGGTCTGGGAGTCGGGCGGCACGACGGGCAAGCCGTGCCGTGCCTTCTACACCGAGGCGATGAGCCGGCACTGGGCCGCCTGGCGCCACCTCGGACGGCAGATGGCCGGGTTCAGGCCCGGCGGCGTCTGGGTCGACGCCTGCCCCAGCGGCCCGCACCTGGTGGGCGAGGAGGCGGACCACCTGGCCGACATGTACGGCTCCACGGTGTACTCGATCGACCTCGACCCGCGATGGATCAAGCACCTCATCCGGGGTGGGCGCCTCCTGGAGATGGACGAGTACATCGGCCATGTCATCGAGCAGATCGTCGACATCATGGACACCCGCCCGGTGGACTACCTGCGGACCACCCCCGCCACCGTGCAGGCCCTGATCAACCGCAGGCCCGACCTGATGGCCAAGCTCTCCGGCGTCTACCTGGGCGGCACCCAGTTCACCCCGGACGCCTACCGGAAGTTCGCCGACGCCATGCCCGGCGGGGTCATCGGGACCACGTACGGCAACACCTTCGGCAACGGCAACGGCCTGCCGTCACCCGACGGCGGCGCGACCCTGCCCTACGTGCCGAACTTCCCGCACACCACGATGACCGTCGTCGACAAGACCGACCCCACCCGGGTCGTGGAGTACGGCGAGGTGGGCCGGGTGCGGCTGATGGTGCTGCACGAGGACCTCTTCCTGCCCAACGTCCTGGAGCGCGACCAGGCGATCCGGTTCCGGACCTCGGACCAGTGGCCCTGCGACGGGGTGGCCAACGTGCAGCCCCTCCAGGTCACCGCCGACAAGCCCGAGGGCCTGTACTGA
- a CDS encoding beta-N-acetylhexosaminidase — translation MNVSGRLPGRPLSRRTKTSVIAVAMVVTVGVSTAAAWGSTSSTPAASGAVPLTRVVPQPASVQTKPGVAYTLSPGAAIQATAGSADAKDAADFLAGLLRKPTGYALPVRSVPSSTTPTGVALVLGGADSVKGAEGYQLDVTSKAVTIRANKREGLFNGIETLRQLLPAKLESPKPVGGPWRIQGGTIKDQPRYGFRGAMLDVARNFMPDTGVKRYIDDLARYKINYLHLHLVDDQGWRIQIDSWPNLTKIGGSTGVGGISKGYYTKAQYKDIVGYAWSRGVTVIPEIEGSDHQQAALASYAELNCDGKARELYTGFLKSDEGLLCVDKPITYTFMDQVIKEVAEMTPGPYIGIGGDETQNRSAAELKTYYNKVGPLVQKYGKKVYGWQESAVGLDPATTTTELWGVGIGDDEVIAAAKGGAKVVMAPSDHAYIDMKYNAEKPEYPVGNTWAGTTDVPDSYNWDPKTVLKGLPESAIAGVEAPLWTETVFGMDQLENLAFPRLLSIAEIGWSPESSHNWDSFKTRLAAQGPRLREARVNYYIAPEIPWPSGS, via the coding sequence ATGAATGTAAGTGGAAGGCTGCCCGGACGGCCCCTCAGCAGACGCACGAAGACCTCGGTCATCGCCGTGGCGATGGTCGTCACGGTCGGTGTCTCCACCGCGGCGGCGTGGGGCAGCACGTCCTCCACTCCGGCGGCGAGCGGCGCAGTGCCGCTGACCCGGGTGGTACCCCAGCCGGCCAGCGTGCAGACCAAGCCGGGTGTGGCGTACACCCTCTCGCCGGGCGCCGCGATCCAGGCGACCGCCGGTTCCGCCGACGCGAAGGACGCCGCGGACTTCCTCGCGGGGCTGCTGCGCAAGCCGACCGGGTACGCCCTGCCGGTGCGCAGTGTGCCGTCCTCCACCACGCCGACCGGCGTCGCGCTGGTGCTGGGCGGTGCCGACTCGGTGAAGGGCGCCGAGGGTTACCAGCTGGACGTCACGTCCAAGGCCGTGACGATCCGGGCGAACAAGCGCGAGGGCCTGTTCAACGGCATCGAGACACTGCGGCAGCTGCTGCCCGCGAAGCTGGAGAGCCCGAAGCCCGTCGGCGGACCCTGGCGGATCCAGGGCGGCACGATCAAGGACCAGCCGCGTTACGGCTTCCGCGGGGCGATGCTCGACGTCGCGCGGAACTTCATGCCCGACACCGGGGTGAAGCGGTACATCGACGACCTCGCGCGCTACAAGATCAATTACCTGCATCTGCACCTGGTCGACGACCAGGGCTGGCGCATCCAGATCGACTCCTGGCCGAATCTCACCAAGATCGGCGGCAGCACCGGGGTCGGCGGCATATCGAAGGGCTACTACACCAAGGCCCAGTACAAGGACATCGTCGGGTACGCCTGGTCGCGCGGCGTCACCGTGATTCCCGAGATCGAGGGCTCCGACCACCAGCAGGCGGCGCTGGCCTCGTACGCCGAGCTGAACTGCGACGGCAAGGCGCGGGAGTTGTACACCGGCTTCCTCAAGAGCGACGAGGGCCTGCTCTGCGTCGACAAGCCGATCACCTACACCTTCATGGACCAGGTGATCAAGGAGGTCGCGGAGATGACCCCGGGGCCGTACATCGGCATCGGCGGTGACGAGACGCAGAACCGGTCGGCCGCCGAGCTGAAGACCTATTACAACAAGGTCGGACCCCTCGTCCAGAAGTACGGCAAGAAGGTGTACGGCTGGCAGGAGTCGGCGGTCGGCCTGGACCCGGCGACCACGACGACCGAGCTCTGGGGCGTCGGGATCGGCGACGACGAGGTGATCGCCGCGGCCAAGGGCGGCGCGAAGGTCGTCATGGCCCCGTCCGACCACGCGTACATCGACATGAAGTACAACGCGGAGAAGCCCGAGTACCCCGTCGGCAACACCTGGGCCGGTACGACCGATGTGCCGGACTCGTACAACTGGGATCCGAAGACGGTGCTCAAGGGGCTGCCCGAGTCGGCGATCGCCGGAGTGGAAGCCCCGTTGTGGACGGAGACCGTCTTCGGTATGGACCAGCTGGAGAACCTCGCGTTCCCGAGACTCCTCTCCATCGCGGAGATCGGCTGGTCGCCCGAGTCGAGCCACAACTGGGACAGCTTCAAGACGCGTCTCGCCGCCCAGGGACCCCGGCTGCGGGAGGCCCGGGTGAACTACTACATCGCGCCCGAGATCCCCTGGCCGTCCGGCAGTTGA